GGGAAAAGTTCACTTTTCTTTTAAAGATTGCCCCGGACTTTGAAAACCCCCTGCTCTGTAAGGCCACAGTAAATGTTCAAATACTTGATCGGCCATAATTAAATCGAAGCGTTTGTCTAAACAATCTTTACAAATGTCATATTCAGGATAGTCAAATTTTGTATAAGATTTGAATGTTATATCTTCTAAAGTATTTCCTGATATTTCTAAAGCATTTAATGTAGAAGGATCAAGAGATTCAATGAAGTTAAAGCATTCTTTCAACATGACCACTTTAGACCATAAAGTTAAGTCATACTTTGCAATTCTTTTTAGTTTATCTTTGGAATCTTTAGATATCATAATTTATAGAACTCTAGTTACAACTTCTGAGGTAGATTTATCAACTGAAAAACTTCATCCATCTTAAGATTTACATTATCCCAGATCCAGTGCAGATCTTCATATTCCTTGGGTTGTTTCCCTTCTCCCATCAAATAATGATAATCTAGATCAATTTCATTACTCAGAACCCAGTAGTGGGTTTCTACATAGTTGGGAGAAAAAAACTCAATCACTTGAGTACCGGGCGAACAGAACACTAAGTTACTGAGTCCGGCTCCGTGAGGAGCAACAATTTGATGAGCCGAAGCAAAAAGCTGGGCTTGTTCTTCCATTGACTTTGTTTCTAGTATAACTGATTGAAAGCCAATTTTTTCTAATTTTTCTACTAATTGATCTTCGTTAATTACTTTTCGGTGTCTGGATTTTGCGCGACTAATATAGAGTTTTTGGGGAGCATCTGATGGCTGAGAATTATTTGCTGGTAAAAAAGTGTTTCTTAGGAATTGACAGACCCATTTAGGCATTTCTCCTGGCTGACTGGGCCAGGAGGGAACGATGAGGTTGTCTGCTATAATATGGGTAAATTCACGATTGGTGATGATTTTATGTTCGGGAATGCCTAATTGGGATAGGGTTTGAATCTGAAAGGGTAAATGATAGCTGGAAAAAATAAAATAATCAATATCGTTGAAGTTAATACCACTCAGTCGCAGCAGTTCGAGGCGAGGGAGGACATCAAACATCCAATGGAAGTAAACATCGCTGCCTTGGGGGGGTTAAGTAAGAGTTCTCAGGGAATTAAGTTCTCTCACTGGTGACCAATCGCTCTTGTTTCTTGCCTCCCCGAAAACCCAGCAACTGACAGCCTGAACTTGTGACCAAGATTGACTACCCATGAAAATCGTTATTTTAGATGCAGCTACCCTGGGTGACGTAAACCTAAGCGGATTAGAAAAATTTGGAACGGTCGAAAGCTTCCCAACGACTCAAGCCGAAGAGGTTCCGACCCGAATTCAAAGTGCTGAAATTATCATCACCAATAAA
This window of the Roseofilum capinflatum BLCC-M114 genome carries:
- a CDS encoding glycosyltransferase family 61 protein: MFDVLPRLELLRLSGINFNDIDYFIFSSYHLPFQIQTLSQLGIPEHKIITNREFTHIIADNLIVPSWPSQPGEMPKWVCQFLRNTFLPANNSQPSDAPQKLYISRAKSRHRKVINEDQLVEKLEKIGFQSVILETKSMEEQAQLFASAHQIVAPHGAGLSNLVFCSPGTQVIEFFSPNYVETHYWVLSNEIDLDYHYLMGEGKQPKEYEDLHWIWDNVNLKMDEVFQLINLPQKL